The Myotis daubentonii chromosome 9, mMyoDau2.1, whole genome shotgun sequence genome has a segment encoding these proteins:
- the LOC132240686 gene encoding ATP-dependent RNA helicase DDX39A-like — translation MMAEQDVENVLLDYEEDEEPQAPPESTPVPPKKDVKGSYVSIHSSGFRDFLLKPELLRAIGDCGFEHPSEVQHQCIPQAILGMDVLCQAKSGMGKTAVFVLATLQQIEPVNGQVAVLVMCHTRELAFQIRKEYERFSKYMPSVKVSVFFGGLSIKKDEEVLKKSCPHVVVGTPGRLLALVRNRSLNLRNVKHFVLDECDKMLEQLDMRRDVQEIFRLTPHEKQCMMFSATLSKEVRPVCRKFMQDPMEVLVDDDTKLTLHGLQQYYVKLKDSDKNRKLVDLLDVLEFNQVVIFVRSVQRCMALAQLLVEQSFPAIAIHRAMAQEERLARYQQFKDFQQRILVATNLFGRGMDIERVNIVFNYDMPDDSDTYLHRVARAGRFGTKGLAITFVSHDNDAKILTDVQGRFEVNVAEFPEEMDISTYMEQSP, via the coding sequence ATGATGGCGGAACAGGATGTGGAAAACGTGCTTCTGGATTATGAGGAAGATGAAGAGCCCCAGGCTCCTCCAGAGAGCACCCCAGTACCCCCCAAGAAAGATGTCAAGGGGTCCTACGTTTCCATCCACAGCTCTGGCTTCCGGGACTTTCTGCTGAAGCCTGAGCTCCTGAGGGCCATAGGGGACTGTGGCTTTGAGCATCCATCTGAGGTTCAGCACCAGTGTATTCCCCAAGCCATCCTGGGCATGGATGTCCTGTGCCAGGCCAAGTCTGGAATGGGCAAGACTGCAGTCTTCGTGCTGGCCACCCTACAGCAGATCGAGCCCGTCAACGGACAGGTGGCCGTCCTGGTCATGTGCCACACTCGGGAGCTGGCCTTTCAGATCAGGAAGGAGTATGAGCGCTTCTCCAAGTACATGCCCAGTGTCAAGGTGTCCGTGTTCTTCGGGGGTCTTTCCATCAAGAAGGACGAAGAGGTGCTGAAGAAGAGCTGTCCCCATGTCGTGGTGGGGACCCCAGGCCGCCTCTTGGCACTCGTGCGCAACAGGAGCCTCAACCTGAGAAACGTGAAGCACTTCGTGCTGGACGAGTGTGACAAGATGCTGGAGCAGCTGGACATGCGGCGGGATGTACAGGAGATCTTTCGCCTGACGCCACACGAGAAGCAGTGCATGATGTTCAGTGCCACGCTGAGCAAGGAGGTCCGGCCCGTCTGCAGGAAGTTCATGCAAGATCCCATGGAGGTGTTGGTGGACGACGACACCAAGCTCACGCTGCATGGGCTGCAGCAGTACTATGTCAAGCTCAAAGACAGCGACAAGAACCGTAAACTCGTCGACCTCCTGGACGTGCTAGAGTTTAACCAGGTGGTGATCTTCGTGAGGTCGGTGCAGCGCTGCATGGCCCTGGCCCAGCTACTTGTGGAACAGAGCTTCCCGGCCATCGCCATCCACAGGGCCATGGCCCAGGAGGAGCGCCTAGCACGCTATCAGCAGTTCAAGGACTTTCAGCAGCGGATCCTGGTGGCCACCAATCTGTTTGGCCGAGGGATGGACATTGAGCGAGTCAACATCGTCTTCAATTATGACATGCCTGACGACTCGGACACCTACCTCCACCGGGTGGCCCGGGCCGGGCGCTTTGGCACCAAAGGCCTGGCTATCACTTTTGTGTCTCATGACaatgatgccaaaatcctcactGATGTTCAGGGTAGGTTTGAAGTCAATGTGGCGGAGTTTCCTGAAGAAATGGACATCTCCACATACATGGAGCAGAGCCCGTAA